From the genome of Thermoanaerobaculia bacterium, one region includes:
- a CDS encoding ATP-binding protein gives MKWVAREAEARLRELLGRFPAVLIYGPRQCGKSSLSRKALPDWLHLDLERPSDTSLLAADLEGFLAANPGQLAIDETQRLPALFPALRHAIDSRRGNGRYVLTGSASPSLLRSASESLAGRIGLLELTPFGLSEVAETGKASARWFWGGFPAVLASRSAAARRDWLDSYLRTILERDLPALGVRLPATRLGALLKMLTHVHGNLLNVSDLARSLGVSSHTVAGDLDVLEGTFFVRRLQPYFANVQKRLTKSPKIYLRDSGLLHHLAGLRDPAELATWNRRGASFEGLVIEELIRRATLERPGTEAYFWRTSAGAEVDLLLVHGRRITPIEIKLGVEIRPPSLAAMRQCMSDLGLERGYVVSGASEPRKLGRGIEVLPWAELASGVAAIPC, from the coding sequence ATGAAGTGGGTAGCGAGAGAGGCGGAAGCCCGCCTGCGCGAGCTTCTGGGGCGCTTTCCGGCGGTGCTGATCTATGGCCCTCGCCAGTGCGGCAAGAGCTCCCTCTCCCGCAAGGCCCTGCCCGACTGGCTGCACCTCGATCTCGAACGGCCTTCCGACACGAGCCTCCTCGCGGCCGACCTCGAGGGATTCCTGGCGGCGAACCCCGGGCAACTTGCGATCGACGAGACACAGCGCCTCCCGGCGCTCTTTCCGGCACTGCGCCACGCCATCGACTCGAGACGCGGCAACGGACGCTACGTCCTGACCGGTTCGGCGAGCCCGTCTCTTCTGCGCTCAGCCTCCGAGTCGCTCGCCGGGCGCATCGGACTCCTCGAACTGACGCCGTTCGGCCTCTCGGAAGTCGCGGAGACCGGCAAAGCGTCGGCGCGGTGGTTCTGGGGTGGGTTCCCGGCGGTGCTGGCGAGTCGCTCTGCGGCGGCGCGCCGGGACTGGCTCGACAGCTACCTGCGGACGATCCTGGAGCGCGACCTCCCGGCGCTTGGCGTCCGGCTGCCGGCGACAAGGCTCGGCGCGCTGCTCAAGATGCTGACCCATGTTCACGGCAATCTCTTGAACGTCTCGGATCTGGCGCGCTCACTGGGCGTTTCGTCCCATACCGTGGCCGGCGACCTCGACGTGCTCGAAGGCACCTTCTTCGTCCGTCGGCTGCAGCCGTACTTTGCGAATGTCCAGAAGCGCCTGACCAAGAGCCCCAAGATCTATCTGCGCGACTCAGGCCTGCTGCACCATCTGGCGGGTCTGCGTGATCCCGCCGAGCTCGCCACCTGGAACCGGCGAGGTGCATCGTTCGAGGGCCTGGTCATCGAGGAGTTGATCCGCCGAGCGACCCTCGAGCGCCCGGGAACGGAGGCCTACTTCTGGCGCACCAGTGCCGGCGCCGAGGTCGACCTTCTGCTCGTCCACGGTCGGCGCATTACGCCGATCGAGATCAAGCTCGGCGTCGAAATCCGGCCACCGAGCCTCGCCGCGATGCGCCAGTGCATGAGCGACCTCGGCCTCGAACGGGGGTACGTCGTCAGCGGTGCTTCCGAGCCCCGAAAGCTCGGGCGCGGGATCGAAGTTCTTCCCTGGGCGGAGCTCGCGAGTGGAGTCGCGGCGATCCCGTGTTGA